actggagcagaatttaatctcttcttcaacttttCAAAACTAAATTCACATGTATCCAACCATTGGAATTTgactttttctgagtcaacttcatcAACGGAGTGGAGATAGAGGAAATTCCCTCGACAAAATGcctgtaatagcctgccagacccaagaaacttctgatatCTGATGCTGAGGTGGGTCTCGGCCAATTCTTAATAGCATCAATTTCCTGAAAGTCCACTTTAACACCTTTGCCtgaaatcacatggcctaagaatgccacggactttagccaaaactcgcaatttgagaattttgcataaagctcacgatccttgagtgTCTGTAAGACTATTATGAGATGCTATGCATGATCAACCTCACTATGAGAATataccaatatgtcatcaataaacacaatgacgaataaatcgagataagacTTGAAGACCCTActcataaggtccatgaaagcagctCGTGCATTCATCAATCCGAAGGACATGATAAGAAATTCAAAATGTCCATAACAGGTTCTGAAAAAGGTTtttggaatatcaacttccttaaccttcaatTGATGATAGCCCCATCTAAGGTCAATTTTGGAATAACACTGAGtgccctgaagttgatcaaatatgttatcgattctgggaaggggatacttgttcttaatggtgaccgaCCTTTTTCAACTGGCTGTAGTCTATATACGTAtacgcaaggatccatctttctttcagacaaacaatatCGGTGCGCCCTAAGGTGAGACACGACCTTATAAATCCTTGTCAAAAAAATCTTTCAACTgagcctttaactctttcaattctgctggggcCATTCTATGCGGCGAAATACATATCGGCTtagtatcgggaagtagatcaatccCAAAGTCAATTTTCCTATCGGGAGAAACTCCGAGTAGATCATCTagaaagacttctggaaactcactgacaacAGGTACTGACTGAATAGCTAGAGTCTGGCATTTGCATCCCTGACTCGtactaagtggtaaatatacccctttggaaatcatctttctggctctaagAGAGAATAAATCTGCCCCTGGCTGCtactgaattacctttccattctataagttcGACGGGAAAATCAAAGGTTATTGTTTTGATTCCACAACCTACTGAGGCATAACAAGACTTTGAcgaatccatacccatgattacatcaaagtctaccatttctaattctatTAAGTCTGTTATGGTACTGCGGtggtagattaacactggacaacccctatagatacgtctagctataactgattccctAACTGGTGTGGatacttcaaagggttcatgTAACTTTTCgagttctatcccaaatttcttagcaatataagaggttacataagatagagtggatcctgggtccataagagcaAAAACATTGAAGGTGAAAACTGTTCGCATACCTATGACAACATATCCATGGGTCTCTATATCCGGACGTCCTGACTGTACAGATAGACAGTTCTGACCACCGCCCCTATTTCCAGACTTTGCTACCCCATGCCTCTGCCGAGCTTGGAAATTTCGAGGAGCTGATGAATTAATGGACTAAGCTACATTACTGTTACCTCCGATATTCTGTCTTGTATCCATGCCTGAATGACATATTATTGAGTGCTTCTTACCATAAGTATTACAAGTAGGGTATTGGAAACCACGGTCGGTCACGTTGGCCTGTGATTGTGAGCTTATTGTTCTGAAGTTTCAGCCTTTCTGATTAAACTTGGACCTCTGAGATAAGGCACTAGTTGTAGAGGAGCAGGTCctgatgacctattcttaaagaactAATGGTTTCCACCTTCTTGATATCCTCCCTGACTGAAATTACTAGTAGACTTAGTTCTCTTATTGAACTCTCTATCTTTCTGCTTCTGTAGGGCCTCTTCTTCCTTCAACCTAGTCTCGTTACCTTACACAAATGCAGTATCTTGGAATAGTCATCTTGTCATTCTGAGCATCTGTATTGGCATCCCTGTGCAATTCGAgtttaagcccaagtacaaaCCTTCTTACTATGACCCTCATATCCGAAACCATGTAATGAGCATACCTAGGCAATGACACAAACTTGAGATAATAGTCCTAAACAGTCATGTCATTCTACCTTAGATTATCAAACTCAGTGGCCTTGGCTTCCCTGATCTCAATTGGCATAAAGTGCTCAATGAAAGCGTCtgcaaattcatcccaagtagcagaaggtgcATCCTCTCCTTGGgattgttcccatgtctcataccaaatatgggctACATCTTGCAGCTGGAAAGCTCCAAGTTCCGATGCCTCTAtatcagtagcatgcatcacCCGAAATACTTTTtggagtccatcaatgaaattctgcAGATCTTCATCCTTCTTTGACCCTGTGAACACTGGCAGTTTTGTCCGCAGAAACTCCTGAGTCCTAAAACTGTTCGACCTATTACTAGCACCTGAGCTAGGGGTCGTTTCTTGTCGCTGGGCCTGGTTTGCCAAAATTTGAGTGAGCAGCTGAATAGCTCCCCTGACATCCGCATCCGGAGTAATGGGAGGTGTAACTGTAGTATTAGCTGGGGCGGCCGTCTGAGCTTGAGTGTTATCTTCTGTAGCAACCCTCTGGATAGTAGTTGTATTCCTCTTGCTGTACTTTCTCTTCggagccatttctgaaatacataattcgcacgagttagaagaatttctacaagtactgctctaactgcatgaactagagtatgaaagaagtgaaaaaAAACCTGAATGttttggtggtcaactgtttatatgtgtggggccttCACACATATAAAGGTAAACCCACTAGACACGACTTCATAGattccctaagacacttgaacttaGTGCTCTGATACAAGGCTTTGTCATGCCCTGAACCATGACTTaggcataacacgacactcggtgcctaactgtATGTGATGCGAACTCCTAGGCCAACGGAATCAATATGTGATATAAAAACATGCAATAATAAGGAAGTAAGACTAACACGTGCTGATCTattaaaagtctgactgaaaatATATTAAATGCGGAATCATTGGATTAAGTCTAAAACATCTGACGCTCCGCCCCAGCAAGTAATTTCgttttagtaaaaaaaaaggcAATCAATCAGAGAAAATACGTCAGAAAATCCTTAGAAATTGTGGACCCTTTCAATTGGTAGGTCACCGGGTTATTCAAATAAGTCGTGTTTTCCGTGGTTTTCCCATGTTACAACTTCCGTACCAATTCGGTCGATCCGGAATGATGaatagccaacaaggctaaaaTATAAAAGTTTGCTAATATCTGACTAACTAGACTATAtatatgaagcctctaaagataACTGCTAAATGCTGGGAAGACTAAAGCAGGATAATGCCCCGGAGGAACTATGGCTCACTAATAGCTGATACAAGCAAGTCCTAGCTAGTTGGAtcatcaacctgtatatcgttgtaATAAAAGGGACACcaatacatttgaattgtactggtatgtaaagcaactgaaagaaatataagtactgaaactgaCCTAAATAGGAAAGTAAGAATTTGAGGTACTCTCTATtttgaatgaagaatcacctgtataactataaatataaactgtggcctagggcccaaatagtgtgcacaaaaactgtggtctcaggcccaagcaatacatatgcataaactgtggcctagggcccaaaaatacagatacaagtGTTCAACATTAAGCAAGTACAAGACTGAGACTgactatagctgatagcatgataactgtttctgattatggaacttaaACAAATAACTGATTATATATTGACCGAGACTCATATGTTatcaatacacaagtctataatgattacgtactgagttcatgatattcaaagtgaTCACCATGAATGAATTATGAAGCTATAGCCCTAGACAAtagcagttctacaactattcaagaaactagggttAAACTGTATtatgagtcaaattactgataagcatgtagaatgaggcgtagggagaatcataaacGTTCTCTACCATatatagttagcctcacataccttagctGCTTCACAGTCCATAATAAAAGTCTGAactttgagaagaatcccaaaagttTGTGTCTCAAACCTTGaatatgggttttcttgaaacccctaggttaagaacaatgatttctCATTTAATATTCATGAATATAAGTTGAAAttcacttggaatgattagaataggcttacctttgTGTATTCTAATGGTATGGAGAGAAGAACTTCGTACTAGGGCTTAGAATGTGAAAAATTGATTTTTAGAAGCTAAGTGTTGTGTTTATACAAGTCTTGGCTCGTCCCCAGGCCTTGCTTTGCAAGATTTAGATGTGCCAGGCCTTCTAAGGGCACCACAAACCAGTGAAGTGAGGCCAAAGGCTAGGATTTTGGCGAGTCTGACTTTCTCGTCTCGTCTGCCTTCCTCGCCTCGCGAGGATTTTGACGAGCCCGGACTGCTCTTAGTAAAACAGCCATAACTTTTTGTAGAGATGTACgattgacctccataatataccgttggaatgttgtttcaaagggctacaactttcatgttttacgttttctcaaattcttaacAGATTGTCACTAAAATGGGGATGGAAAACAGACCTaccgaaaacttagccgattctatcgaatctgagCACCCCTCTATTTGCCATTTTGAGATGATCACATCTGCTTGATTTGGACTCCgattggcctgatccttatatgcCTAGAAAGatatttctatatactacaactttcattaagaaacttttcccaaattcccaatgaaTCAAGGTGTTATGCTTGCCCGAAATAGGCCAATCATCtactttcgcaaaacgttcaagccttcaaatttcctctgaaactctaacgatacgagtctaacctttaTTTCAAGATACGGGGTGCTACAAAAGGTTCTTGTATTAATACATTCTTAAAATCCGacaaaatcgaaccaaaccaatAAAACTGACAAAACTGAAATCGATAGAATTTATATTATAATGGTTTGGTTTTGTTTGAATATTAGAAAAAATTGACTTAatttttggtttggttttaaccacaaaccgagtcaaaccggaccatgaacacccctaattaATTATTTAGTTTAAAAATATCTCTGACATTAGACAATTATGCCAAAATACCCTTATTTCACATAAAACTTAAGAGAGGACAAATAAGGATATATTTGAACCTAAACATATAGAAGAAAAGCTTAATATTCAAAGAGTTTagttctcaacatttccattcttTCAAAATTCTCAAACGAACCCGTAATCTGGTTACTATGTTTTAAAAAATCTTGCTATATTAGGTAATTAGGAATAAATGCTTATTATAGTGGTAATTAGACTCTTATTATCGCATAACTAGGTAAATTTTCTCTAAATTTTTACTGAAGCCAACACTATGGGGGATGACTTCATCCGGTCCATCCACTGCAATACACAGGTATAATATATGTTCGAAAATTATAATCCAAGGACACAAAAATATATGAAGAAGAACACAAAGATGAAGTTTGAAAATATGAATAACAAACACAAGATTAGAGGCTTGAAACACGTACGAAACGCTTTCCTAAAAACGATATTTGCTCTCTCTCTTCTGCGAGATTGCTATGGGATTATACGCAAATAGTTTTAGTGGATATGATAAACCTTTGGAAATCTGTACTGAGCAAGCAGTGAAAAATCCGTCTTAGAAAAGCAAGAACTTTTCTGATTTTCAAGAGCAAGATTTTGTTGtagaagggaaaaaaaaaggttttcTTTCTCGAGGAAGAAAGAAAAAGTTGCGTTGGATTAAAAGTAATTGGGTTTAAACAGAATGGTGGTAACCCAAGAATGAAAGTACACACTATTTCATTAAAAGACACCTTTTCTTTTAAGacactttaattaatttatatttaaataaaatcCCAACAATATGCAATATTGTCCTCAGAACACTACTCTTTTAAACAGTCTGAAAAAACCACTATAAATAAATTTACCTTATTTTCTGAAcccattttttttaatcattatAGTAAAAAAAGGTCAAAAATGCCCTTAACGTATTAGAAATGGTTCAAACATGTCCTCCTTCTACTTATTGAATCAAATTTACCCTTCCTTCCACATATTTGGATAAAAAATACTCTCCCTTATCACTTATTGGATCAAATTTATCCCTCATATTATTTTTATGCTTAAAATTATGAAAAATAACACAGTATATCTATTTGTGCAAAATAAGCAACCAAGTTTTCATATATACTCTCTTTTTATTCTTAAGTTGGTAGTCAAGTCATGGGACTCCATGAAGAAGAATGCTGGTGAATGGGGTCTCAAATTCTTTTCTCAAGATATTTGAGATTGCACCATCAGCTAAAAAGATGTTCTCATTCCTCAAAGATTCAAATGTGCCTTTGGAGCAAAAAATGCTAAGCTCCAGATCCATGCTAAATCTGTACTTGTCATGACTTGTGAAGCTGCAGTTCAACTTAGAAAAGCAGGAAAGCTTGTGAAGCTGCAGTTTTAGAAAAGCAGGAAAGGTTGTGGTGAGGGATTCAACTCTCAAACTAATAGGTGCTACACACTTCAAGTATGGTGTGGTTGACGAACACTTTGAGGTAACTAAGTACGCATTATTGGAGACAATCAAAGAAGCAAATCCAGAAATAAGGAGTGTTGATATGAAGAATGCATGGGGAGAGGCTTATGATCAATTCGTTAGCACTATCAAGACCGAGATGAAGTAGCCTTAGCTTCCTCTTGCAGCAAGTTCAATATCATTATATAAATCTTATGCTCTTGTATTTCCTTCTTTTGGTTTTCTTCAAAGTCTTATAGTACCAATTCGCGTGTTATGTCTCAAAAATAATCACAATAATTAGGATTCTTGAcgttaatttgactaaattataaGCATACAGTTTTTATATCTTCACCAACGCCTTTCTTTCTTGTAAACAAATAGGTGTTTTTGGTATATTTATGTTTATATTGGAGATCGTAGGTTTTGTTGTTCTTTATTTCACACATAATCAGAATCATATTATCCACATTAACTTATGGCTCCTAGAGTTTGGTTGGAAAGAAAGCCAGGAAGCATAACTGTCCAAaacttcatcaacaacaacaactggAACATGAATTCTCTGGAGAGAGTACTACCTAATGACTTGATTCAGGGTGTCATGGATACAGAGATTGGAGAGAGACAACTTCCAAACAAGAGCATATGGACTCCTACTACAAATGGAAACTTCACATGCTCCTCAGCTTGGCAGATCGTCAGACAAAAACAGGAAGTAGATCCTTTAGCCAAAATGATCTGGGCTAAAGGAACCCCTCTTAAAATATCCTTCTTTATGTGGAGATTGCTTCGCAAAAAACTACCTTTAGATGACAGAATTCTAAGTCTAGGAATTCAGACTGACTCTAATTGTAATTGCTGCAGGGAACAAATTCCAGAAAAAGTGGATCATGTGTTTGCTACTAGTCCATTTGCTGTGAGAATTTGGAAACAGATGGCAACACCTCCAGGCATTTCACATCAAGGAAACTCAGTTCAAAGGGTACTTGATTGCTGGTGGAGAGTACAACCAAAGAATCAAGTCCACAAACACATTCTGCTCATCACTCCATGCTATATCCTATGGCAACTATGGAGAGAAAGATGTGACAAGAGGTATagtaacaaaacaacaacaataaatagAATGTCTAacttaattttgtttaatgtccAGGCTTCTATTTCTAAAAGATTCAGCAAAGTGAATTACAACTGGAACTGGGCAACAACTTGTCAAAGAGCTGAAAGCTACAAGGAAAAGCTCACCAGCATGATGTTTTATTGGGACAAACCAGCAGGTCATTCATGGAAGCTGAATACTGATGGCAGTTCTATGCAAAGAAGTAGAGCATCTGGTATGGGGGAATTGTTAGGAAGGGAAATGGAAGAATGGTTATGGCCTTTGCTAAACACATCCAATGCTCCACTAACAATTCCTGTGCTGCAATGCATGGACTCATCTGGTATAATGAACAGAAACAACAGCCTCAGTTAATACTTGAAATGGACTCACTAGTTATAGTGAACATGCTCAAAGGAAACGCGACTCCACCTTGGAGGATCAGGAAGACAATAGAGGCAGCTCAAAGGATCATTCAACAAAAACATATTAAAGTTCAGCATTGCTATAAAGAAGCAAATGCTGTAGCAGACAATTTGGCAAAGAGAGCAGCTTTAAATGTGGCCGAGGACAGCATATTCCTTCATGAAGATGAGCTgccagaaaattctagaggacCTTTGAGGGTGGACTTGCTCCATTTAGCCTCCTTTAGATTTAAAGCTTGTAAATACTCTGGTTGGTATTTTGAGCCACCATGAGATCTTGAGAGAGGAAGGCATTTGCTGTATAGATCAGAGCCTTCCTCCCCTCCCCCCCATATGCAATTTTAGAGCATGCTTTTTGCATGAGTCTTGTATAGTATTGCATATGGGTTTTTGCTCGGATAGAAGGTTTTTGGCACCAAGTCCCCCTTGTTGTATAATCTTTTGAGAATAAACAAGGTAGGGGTCAAAGCCAAATCCCCCAACAACTCAGGACTACACCTTGTTGGttggaaattacataaaaaaaataaaataaaaaaaaatagagttttATGTAATTCTTCAATGTAAAAACTTAGATTGATTAAGTCATTATTTAATTTAGGGA
This portion of the Lycium barbarum isolate Lr01 unplaced genomic scaffold, ASM1917538v2 unchr_scaffold_29, whole genome shotgun sequence genome encodes:
- the LOC132625689 gene encoding uncharacterized protein LOC132625689; translation: MAPRVWLERKPGSITVQNFINNNNWNMNSLERVLPNDLIQGVMDTEIGERQLPNKSIWTPTTNGNFTCSSAWQIVRQKQEVDPLAKMIWAKGTPLKISFFMWRLLRKKLPLDDRILSLGIQTDSNCNCCREQIPEKVDHVFATSPFAVRIWKQMATPPGISHQGNSVQRASISKRFSKVNYNWNWATTCQRAESYKEKLTSMMFYWDKPAGHSWKLNTDGSSMQRSRASGMGELLGREMEEWLWPLLNTSNAPLTIPVLQCMDSSGIMNRNNSLS